One part of the Saprospiraceae bacterium genome encodes these proteins:
- a CDS encoding type III pantothenate kinase codes for MGRNLCIDIGNSRIKMALFEEGKVQNFSVFNDHSDNDISKWISANNFEKAIYSSVIKSSPPWLNLLSANVELLQLNAAVKTPLKIHYKTPETLGSDRVAAMVGAMSFSENMPLFVVNAGTCITYDLVNQHAEFVGGNIAPGLDMRCKAMHTFTERLPEIKFHDPGSSFLGYDTISAMQNGALQGVVLEIEGYYNKLKKNYLELKCIITGGNAAFLVNHLKIGIFAEPYLVLKGLNTILNYQ; via the coding sequence ATGGGAAGAAACTTATGTATTGATATCGGTAATAGCCGTATCAAAATGGCACTTTTTGAAGAAGGCAAAGTTCAGAATTTTAGCGTTTTTAACGATCATTCAGACAATGATATTTCAAAATGGATTAGTGCAAATAATTTTGAAAAAGCTATTTACTCTTCGGTTATTAAATCCAGTCCACCCTGGTTAAATTTATTATCGGCCAATGTGGAGTTGCTTCAATTAAATGCAGCGGTAAAGACACCGCTGAAAATTCATTATAAAACACCGGAAACGCTTGGTTCGGATAGAGTTGCAGCAATGGTTGGCGCGATGTCATTCTCGGAAAATATGCCTCTTTTCGTTGTGAATGCCGGTACTTGCATAACCTATGATTTAGTAAACCAGCATGCAGAATTTGTAGGCGGAAATATAGCACCTGGATTAGACATGCGTTGTAAAGCTATGCACACGTTTACAGAGCGACTACCAGAAATTAAATTTCACGATCCAGGTTCATCTTTTTTAGGTTACGATACCATAAGTGCTATGCAAAATGGTGCATTACAAGGAGTTGTGTTAGAAATCGAAGGTTATTATAACAAATTAAAGAAAAATTATCTTGAATTAAAGTGTATTATTACTGGAGGAAATGCAGCTTTTTTGGTAAATCACTTGAAAATTGGCATTTTTGCGGAACCTTATCTTGTTTTGAAAGGCTTAAACACTATCTTAAATTATCAATGA
- the purH gene encoding bifunctional phosphoribosylaminoimidazolecarboxamide formyltransferase/IMP cyclohydrolase produces the protein MEKKRIHSALISVYHKEGLDLVAKLMHQLGIVIYSTGGTKDYLESLEIPVVAVEEITDYPSILGGRVKTLHPKVFGGILAIRNEDHLSQLAHFQIPMLDLVVVDLYPFKETLERSDNEAEIIEKIDIGGISLIRAAAKNYQDVVVIPSSEQYPVLYQIIQNNAISTLNERKSLAAKAFEISSLYDQWIHGYFTGAPFEKETPLRYGENPHQSASFIGNLSECLEILSGKELSYNNILDVDSAINLMREFKDSAFCFAILKHTNVCGIAIRQNLLQAWTDALAGDPISAFGGILICNRNVDLITAERIQELFYEVLIAPGFDPDVVKLLSAKKNRILIKLNKYPEVKFTIRSAINGKIKQELDLHITKKEELKLVTTIAATKEQLNDLLFAVICAKHLKSNAISLVKDQQLIGMGCGQTSRVDACKQAIEKARVMGFLPEGAVMASEAFFPFPDCVELAAEAGIKAIIQPGGSVNDDKSIQKANEKGLAMVFSGIRHFKH, from the coding sequence TAGCCGTAGAAGAAATAACCGATTATCCATCCATCTTAGGCGGTAGAGTAAAAACATTACATCCAAAAGTTTTTGGTGGTATATTGGCAATTCGAAATGAAGACCATTTAAGTCAATTAGCTCATTTTCAAATACCTATGTTGGATTTGGTGGTGGTTGATTTATATCCTTTTAAAGAGACTTTGGAGCGCTCTGATAACGAGGCTGAGATCATAGAAAAGATTGATATCGGCGGGATTTCGCTTATTCGGGCAGCAGCTAAAAATTATCAGGATGTGGTTGTGATCCCTTCATCAGAACAATATCCGGTACTTTATCAAATCATTCAAAATAATGCGATTTCAACTTTAAATGAACGCAAAAGCCTTGCAGCTAAGGCATTTGAAATCAGTAGTTTGTATGATCAATGGATTCATGGATACTTTACGGGCGCTCCTTTTGAAAAGGAAACTCCACTTCGTTATGGAGAGAATCCACATCAATCAGCATCATTTATAGGTAATCTTTCAGAGTGCCTTGAGATTTTATCAGGCAAGGAATTGTCTTATAATAATATACTAGATGTAGATTCTGCAATAAATTTGATGCGTGAATTTAAAGATAGCGCCTTTTGTTTTGCCATTTTAAAACACACAAATGTTTGCGGAATTGCCATTCGCCAAAATCTGTTGCAAGCCTGGACAGATGCTTTAGCAGGAGACCCTATTTCAGCGTTTGGAGGAATTTTAATTTGTAATCGAAACGTTGATCTGATAACTGCAGAAAGAATCCAGGAGCTTTTTTATGAAGTTCTGATTGCACCGGGTTTTGATCCTGATGTAGTGAAGTTATTGAGTGCTAAAAAGAATCGAATTCTTATAAAATTAAATAAATATCCAGAAGTTAAATTCACAATTCGAAGTGCAATTAATGGTAAAATCAAGCAAGAGCTGGATTTACACATAACTAAAAAGGAGGAATTAAAACTAGTTACCACAATTGCTGCAACGAAAGAGCAGCTTAATGATCTTTTATTTGCGGTTATTTGTGCAAAACATTTAAAATCAAATGCTATTAGCCTTGTGAAAGACCAACAATTAATTGGAATGGGTTGTGGACAAACCTCCAGAGTAGATGCCTGCAAACAAGCGATAGAGAAAGCAAGGGTCATGGGATTTTTGCCAGAAGGTGCTGTAATGGCCTCTGAAGCTTTTTTTCCATTTCCAGATTGTGTAGAATTAGCAGCAGAAGCGGGGATTAAAGCAATAATTCAACCAGGAGGTTCCGTTAATGATGATAAGAGTATACAAAAAGCTAATGAAAAAGGTTTAGCGATGGTTTTTTCAGGAATCAGACACTTTAAACATTAA